GCCTCGGCGGGCGGGATGGAGGGGGTGAGGAATCTCCACAGGAACGGCGCCGGTCCTGGAGATTCCTCACCGCTCACCCGTCCGCCTGCGGCGGACCGGCTCGGGATTCGGAATGACAATGCTCAGTTTGTCCTCTCCCCGGAGGGGTCGAAGATCCCGAGCGTAGCGACGGCAGAGAGTGAAGAGTGGGGGAGATTGTCTTGCCTCTGGTCCGTGACATACGGGCCCCTATATTGCCGGTCATGAAAAGCGTCCCCCACATCGTCGATCTGCGATCCGACACGGTCACGCGGCCGACACCGGGCATGTACGAGGCCATGATGTCGGCCCCGGTGGGCGATGACGTTTTCGAGGATGACCCGACGGTCCGCAAGCTGGAAGACACGACCGCTGCGCTGTTCGGTGTCGAGGCGGCATTGTTCGTGCCGTCGGGGACAATGGGCAACCAGGTCTCGCTGTTTACGCATGCACGACCCGGGGACGAGCTGATCTGCGATGATGACGCGCACATCGACTGGTATGAAGTCGGGGCGCCGGCGGTCCTGTCCCGGTTGATGGTCCGGCCGATTCCGGCACCCGGAGGGATTCCCGATGTCGAACGCATCCGGGCGGCGATCCGTCCGGTGAACATTCATCACCCGCGCACGGGCATCGTCGCGGTCGAAAACACGCACAACCGTGCCGGCGGCGTGATCGTGCCGTTGGCGGTCATGCGCGCAGTCGCGCAACTGGCACGCGAGCGCGATATCCGCTGTCATCTCGACGGTGCGCGCATCTGGAACGCGCACGCCGCCACCGGCATCCCGTTACGGGATTGGATGCAGGGTTTCGATTCGGCCTCGGTGTGCTACTCCAAGGGCCTCGGTGCGCCCGTCGGCTCGGCGGTGTTGGGATCGCGCGAGTTCATCACCCGTGCGCGGCGCACGCGCAAGATGTTCGGCGGCGGCATGCGTCAGGTCGGCGTGCTGGCAGCGGCGTGTCTGTGGGCGCTGGAACATCAACTGCCGCTGATGCCCGAAGATCACAAGCGGGCGCAAACGCTCGCGGCCCGAATCGCAACAATCCCCGGCCTGCATCTGATTCCCGATCCGCCGCCCACAAACATCGTGGTCATCGACATCGAAAAGACCGGCCACGCCGTAGACAGCGTGTTGCCGGAGCTCAGGTCGAAGGGCGTGCTGATGGTCGCGTTCGGGCCGACCCGCATCCGCGCTGTGACGCACCGGGATGTGAACGATGATGACATCGCGCGTGCCGCCGACAGTGTTCACTCGGTGCTGACCTCGCGTTAAGCCGTCAATCGCATGGCACAGTTTCTCATTCTCGGTACGTCGGCGGGCTGGGCCTCGGCGCAGCGCGCCTCATCGTCTTACCTGTTGGATTTAGGTGAGCAGGGAGTCCTGTTCGATATCGGCGATGGCGCGACACGAAACTTTCTCGCGGCACAGCATGCGCCCGAATGGGTGACCGACATCTTCATTTCGCACACCGACTCCGATCATACGTGCGGCCTGGGATATTTTGTTCAGCAACGGCATCTCTCGGAAACGACCGATCCGCTGGCGATTCACTGTCCCGCGGATGCGATCCCTGTCTTTCGCGCCATGCTGGATCTGGGGCACCTGTTTGCCGAGCGAATCAAGTTCCCGATCCGTTTCTCGCCGATCAAGTCGGGGCATCGGTACGCCGTCGGCCGGGCGCGAATCTCCGCGCATCCGACCAGCCATTGCGCGCGCATACGTGAGTTTGCCGCAGACCACGGGTACTCCAACGCCGGCGAGTGTTTCGGCTTTCGCATCGAGGTCGGCGGCCGGACACTCGTCTATACCGCCGATCTGGGATCGACCGATGATCTGGACATTTTCCCCCGGCCGATCGACACGCTGATCGTCGATGCCGCCCATGTCGCGCTCGACAGATTGTGGCCGTGGGCGGCCGAACAGAACCTGTCGCGCATCGTGTTGACACACTATAAGGACGATTTCGACATCTCAAGGCTTCACGAATCGAAGAAGTACACCGCTGCCGAGGTGACACTCGCCACCGACGGCATGCGATTGCCGCTGACATAGACCTCGATGCCGGCCGACGACCTCACCACAGGCAGCAGCGTCCTGCCCGGCGCTTCACTCGAAGACAAGTCCATCACGGATTCGTCTCCGCGCAGCACGCGTGATATCTACCGTTCGATCTGGCGGATGGGGTATCCGTCGATGATCGGGTTCGCGGCGACCAATCTCTACACGCTGGCCGACATGTTCTGGGTCGCGCGGCTTGGTCCCGAGCAAGTCGCGGCGCTGACATTCTTCGCGGCGTTCTATTGGGCGGTCAGTTCGTTTAACATGATTGCCGGGACGGGGTCGGTCGCAGTCATTGCGCGGCGCTTCGGCGAAGGCGACATGCGCCGCACCGAGATCGCCATCGGGGAAGCGTTCATCCTGAA
Above is a genomic segment from Candidatus Zixiibacteriota bacterium containing:
- a CDS encoding GntG family PLP-dependent aldolase; the protein is MKSVPHIVDLRSDTVTRPTPGMYEAMMSAPVGDDVFEDDPTVRKLEDTTAALFGVEAALFVPSGTMGNQVSLFTHARPGDELICDDDAHIDWYEVGAPAVLSRLMVRPIPAPGGIPDVERIRAAIRPVNIHHPRTGIVAVENTHNRAGGVIVPLAVMRAVAQLARERDIRCHLDGARIWNAHAATGIPLRDWMQGFDSASVCYSKGLGAPVGSAVLGSREFITRARRTRKMFGGGMRQVGVLAAACLWALEHQLPLMPEDHKRAQTLAARIATIPGLHLIPDPPPTNIVVIDIEKTGHAVDSVLPELRSKGVLMVAFGPTRIRAVTHRDVNDDDIARAADSVHSVLTSR
- a CDS encoding MBL fold metallo-hydrolase — its product is MAQFLILGTSAGWASAQRASSSYLLDLGEQGVLFDIGDGATRNFLAAQHAPEWVTDIFISHTDSDHTCGLGYFVQQRHLSETTDPLAIHCPADAIPVFRAMLDLGHLFAERIKFPIRFSPIKSGHRYAVGRARISAHPTSHCARIREFAADHGYSNAGECFGFRIEVGGRTLVYTADLGSTDDLDIFPRPIDTLIVDAAHVALDRLWPWAAEQNLSRIVLTHYKDDFDISRLHESKKYTAAEVTLATDGMRLPLT